Proteins encoded by one window of Chromobacterium violaceum ATCC 12472:
- the blaCVI gene encoding CVI family subclass B2 metallo-beta-lactamase, which produces MRTVFGFAGALLGLAAAACAAQGGLALKHLKGGVYVVEDGYYAKENSVVYVGAEHVTVVGATWTPDTARELARQIRAVTDKPIAEVVNPNYHPDRAGGNAYWKSIGARIVSTRQTADEMRRGWDEVVAFTRRGFPDYPALPVSLPDREHPGDFELQDGRIKAFHLGAAHTRDGIFVHFPQERVLYGNCILKQELGNLSYADLNEYPKTLERLKLSELDFDTVIAGHLDALHGPELIDHYQRLLKRQASDAAAERS; this is translated from the coding sequence ATGCGCACAGTATTTGGATTCGCCGGCGCGCTGTTGGGCCTGGCGGCCGCCGCCTGCGCGGCGCAGGGCGGCCTGGCTCTCAAGCACCTGAAGGGCGGCGTGTACGTGGTGGAGGATGGCTATTACGCCAAGGAGAACTCGGTGGTCTATGTCGGCGCGGAGCACGTGACCGTGGTGGGCGCCACCTGGACGCCGGATACGGCCCGAGAGCTGGCGCGGCAGATACGCGCAGTCACCGACAAGCCGATCGCGGAAGTGGTCAATCCCAATTATCACCCCGACCGCGCCGGAGGGAACGCATACTGGAAGTCCATCGGCGCCCGCATCGTGTCGACCCGGCAGACCGCCGACGAGATGCGCCGGGGGTGGGACGAGGTCGTCGCCTTCACCCGCCGCGGCTTTCCCGATTATCCGGCGCTGCCCGTCTCGCTGCCGGACCGCGAGCATCCCGGCGATTTCGAGCTGCAGGATGGCAGGATCAAGGCTTTCCACCTGGGCGCCGCGCATACCCGCGATGGCATCTTCGTCCATTTTCCGCAGGAGAGGGTGTTGTACGGCAACTGCATTCTCAAGCAGGAGCTGGGCAACCTGAGTTACGCCGACCTGAACGAATACCCGAAAACGCTGGAACGGCTCAAGCTCAGCGAGCTCGATTTCGATACGGTCATCGCCGGGCATCTCGACGCCTTGCATGGTCCGGAACTTATCGACCATTACCAGCGGCTGCTGAAGCGGCAGGCATCGGATGCCGCGGCCGAACGCAGCTGA
- a CDS encoding DUF917 domain-containing protein, giving the protein MAFELSPSDLEPLLQGACFFGSGGGGTMISARHLAANFRKGDYYPTDKVRVVDVDEATDGDCVMVAYMGAPDAINQVQWPNGPVEAALAARQRLESQGRKLAYVVAPESGALGFVVASLVAAKLGLAVVDADGAGRAVPSLPMLTYAAAGVPPTPAFLAGESGLCVELGVRMPPPDGQRREDISTVVEQMLRPILTNPQFGQFGGLAMWMMSPAQLGGALPVRGTLSRALKLGRALQDGKVKTAEAMLDFLRRELDIKGKLLFGPATLASSEVSTAGGFDLGKVVLEDGERRCTVLYQNESLLAWDSALSHPLATAPDAISYFVEGEGQHVFSNGDLSGNDHGLDPSVRGRKAAVIALPAAAPLSEGLILQSFADELAQLGYLGPYAPVDAGREGAR; this is encoded by the coding sequence ATGGCTTTTGAACTTTCTCCCAGCGATCTGGAACCCTTGCTGCAAGGGGCGTGCTTTTTCGGCAGCGGCGGCGGCGGGACGATGATTTCCGCCCGCCATCTGGCGGCGAACTTTCGCAAGGGCGATTACTATCCGACCGACAAGGTGCGGGTGGTGGATGTGGACGAGGCGACCGACGGCGATTGCGTGATGGTGGCCTATATGGGCGCGCCGGACGCGATCAACCAGGTGCAGTGGCCGAACGGACCGGTGGAGGCCGCCCTCGCGGCGCGGCAGCGGCTGGAATCGCAAGGGCGCAAGCTGGCTTATGTCGTGGCGCCGGAAAGCGGCGCGCTGGGTTTCGTGGTGGCCAGTCTGGTGGCGGCCAAGCTGGGGCTGGCGGTGGTGGACGCCGACGGCGCCGGCCGCGCGGTGCCGTCCTTGCCGATGCTGACCTACGCCGCCGCCGGCGTGCCGCCGACGCCGGCCTTTCTGGCGGGCGAGAGCGGCTTGTGCGTGGAGCTGGGCGTGCGCATGCCGCCGCCGGACGGCCAGCGGCGGGAAGACATTTCCACCGTGGTGGAGCAGATGCTGCGGCCTATCCTGACCAATCCGCAGTTCGGCCAATTCGGCGGCCTGGCGATGTGGATGATGTCGCCGGCGCAATTGGGCGGCGCGCTGCCGGTGCGCGGCACGCTGAGCCGGGCGCTGAAGCTGGGCCGCGCGCTGCAGGACGGGAAGGTGAAGACCGCCGAAGCGATGCTGGACTTCCTGCGCCGCGAGCTGGACATCAAGGGCAAGCTGCTGTTCGGCCCGGCGACGCTGGCGTCGTCCGAGGTGAGCACCGCCGGCGGCTTCGACCTGGGCAAGGTGGTGCTGGAGGACGGCGAGCGCCGCTGCACCGTGCTGTATCAGAACGAATCGCTGCTGGCCTGGGACAGCGCGCTGTCCCATCCGCTGGCGACCGCGCCGGACGCCATCAGCTATTTCGTCGAAGGCGAGGGCCAGCATGTGTTCAGCAACGGCGACTTGTCGGGCAACGACCATGGTCTGGACCCGTCCGTGCGCGGCCGCAAGGCGGCGGTGATCGCGCTGCCGGCCGCCGCGCCGCTGAGCGAGGGGCTGATCCTGCAAAGCTTCGCCGACGAACTGGCGCAGCTAGGCTACCTGGGACCGTACGCGCCGGTGGACGCCGGCCGGGAGGGCGCGCGATGA
- the uvrB gene encoding excinuclease ABC subunit UvrB, with amino-acid sequence MLLTFPDSPFQLNQPFPPAGDQPAAIEQLVEGLSDGLSYQTLLGVTGSGKTYTMANVIARTGRPAIIMAHNKTLAAQLYSEMREFFPHNAVEYFVSYYDYYQPEAYVPSRDLFIEKDSSINEHIEQMRLSATKSILERPDCIIVATVSAIYGIGDPSDYHQMILHLKEGETTPQRDIISRLTTMQYSRNDLDFGRGTFRVRGDVIDIYPAESSDTALRVSLFDDEVETLTLFDPLTGTTKQRVGRYTVFPSSHYVTPRDTVLRACEQIKDELRHRIEWYQKEGKLVEAQRIEQRTRFDLEMLYEMGFCKGIENYSRHFSGRGPGDPPPTLIDYLPKNALMFIDESHVTVPQVGAMYKGDAARKANLVEYGFRLPSAADNRPLKFHEFEQLMPQTIFVSATPAVYEKDHAGQVVEQVVRPTGLVDPEIEIRPVATQVDDLLSEIRERMARGERVLVTTLTKRMAEQLADYYTEHGVKVRYLHSDIDTVERVEIIRDLRLGMFDVLIGINLLREGLDIPEVSLVAILDADKEGFLRSERSLIQTIGRAARNLRGKALLYADRITDSMRKAMDETERRRAKQMAFNAEHGIVPKGVEKKIKDIIDGVYSVEAERKKLVDEAAVAMMDEKTLSKEIKRLEKEMMEAARNLEFERAARIRDELKQLKEKAWLSDL; translated from the coding sequence ATGCTGCTCACTTTTCCCGACAGTCCGTTCCAGCTGAACCAGCCTTTTCCGCCGGCCGGCGACCAGCCCGCCGCCATCGAGCAATTGGTGGAGGGCCTGTCCGACGGCCTGTCCTATCAGACGCTGCTGGGCGTGACCGGCTCCGGCAAGACCTACACCATGGCCAACGTCATCGCCCGCACCGGGCGGCCGGCCATCATCATGGCGCACAACAAGACGCTGGCCGCGCAGCTGTACAGCGAGATGCGCGAGTTCTTCCCGCACAACGCGGTCGAATACTTCGTCTCCTACTACGACTACTACCAGCCGGAAGCCTACGTGCCCAGCCGCGACCTGTTCATCGAGAAGGATTCCAGCATCAACGAGCACATCGAGCAGATGCGCTTGTCGGCCACCAAGTCGATACTGGAGCGTCCCGACTGCATCATCGTGGCGACGGTGTCGGCGATCTACGGTATCGGCGACCCGTCCGACTACCACCAGATGATCCTGCACCTGAAGGAAGGCGAGACCACGCCGCAGCGCGACATCATCAGCCGGCTCACCACCATGCAGTACAGCCGCAACGATCTGGATTTCGGCCGCGGCACCTTCCGCGTGCGCGGCGACGTGATCGACATCTATCCGGCGGAAAGCAGCGACACCGCGCTGCGCGTCAGCCTGTTCGACGACGAGGTGGAAACGCTGACGCTGTTCGACCCCTTGACCGGGACGACCAAGCAGCGCGTCGGCCGCTACACCGTGTTCCCGTCCAGCCATTACGTGACGCCGCGCGACACCGTGCTGCGCGCCTGCGAGCAGATCAAGGACGAGTTGCGCCACCGCATCGAGTGGTATCAGAAGGAAGGCAAGCTGGTGGAGGCGCAGCGCATCGAGCAGCGCACCCGCTTCGATCTGGAAATGCTGTACGAGATGGGCTTCTGCAAGGGCATCGAGAACTACTCGCGCCATTTCTCCGGCCGCGGCCCCGGCGATCCGCCGCCGACGCTGATCGACTATCTGCCGAAGAACGCGCTGATGTTCATCGACGAAAGCCACGTCACCGTGCCGCAGGTGGGCGCGATGTACAAGGGCGACGCCGCGCGCAAGGCCAACCTGGTGGAATACGGCTTCCGCCTGCCGTCGGCCGCCGACAACCGGCCGCTGAAGTTCCACGAGTTCGAGCAGCTGATGCCGCAGACGATCTTCGTGTCGGCGACGCCGGCGGTGTACGAGAAGGACCACGCGGGCCAGGTGGTGGAGCAGGTGGTGAGGCCGACCGGCCTGGTGGATCCGGAGATCGAGATCCGTCCGGTGGCGACCCAGGTCGACGATCTGCTGTCCGAGATCCGGGAGCGGATGGCGCGCGGCGAGCGGGTGCTGGTCACCACGCTGACCAAGCGCATGGCCGAGCAATTGGCCGACTACTACACCGAGCACGGCGTCAAGGTGCGCTATCTGCACAGCGACATCGACACCGTCGAGCGGGTGGAGATCATCCGCGACCTGCGCCTGGGCATGTTCGACGTGCTGATCGGCATCAATCTGCTGCGCGAGGGCCTGGACATTCCGGAGGTGAGCCTGGTGGCTATCCTGGATGCTGATAAAGAGGGTTTCCTGCGTAGCGAGCGCAGCCTGATCCAGACCATAGGCCGCGCCGCGCGTAACCTGCGCGGCAAGGCGCTGCTGTACGCCGACCGCATCACCGACTCCATGCGCAAGGCGATGGACGAAACCGAGCGCCGCCGCGCCAAGCAGATGGCGTTCAACGCCGAGCACGGCATCGTGCCCAAGGGCGTGGAGAAGAAGATCAAGGACATCATCGACGGCGTCTACAGCGTGGAGGCCGAACGCAAGAAGCTGGTGGACGAGGCCGCGGTGGCGATGATGGATGAGAAGACGCTGTCCAAGGAGATCAAGCGTCTGGAAAAGGAGATGATGGAGGCGGCGCGCAATCTGGAATTCGAACGCGCGGCGCGCATCCGCGACGAGTTGAAGCAGTTGAAGGAAAAGGCCTGGCTCAGCGATTTGTGA
- a CDS encoding bile acid:sodium symporter family protein, which yields MPKLLDSFTAALLATVALASLLPCYGPAAQIFNLATNLAIGLLFFLHGAKLSREAVIAGAGHWRLHLTVLACTFALFPLLGLLLKPALTPLVTPELYLGVLYLCMLPSTVQSSIAFTSMAQGNVPAAICSATASNLLGIFITPLLTGWLVAGHAGGAQNMGSALDIVYQLLLPFIAGQIARRWIGGWVDKHKALLKYVDQGSILMVVYTAFSAAVISGLWRQTPPSALAGLLAVNAILLGLLLAITSLAGRKLGFSREDRITILFCGSKKSLASGVPMAKVLFAGHAIGAIVLPLMLFHQIQLMVCAMLAQRFRQRQLAEARA from the coding sequence ATGCCCAAACTGTTGGATTCCTTCACCGCCGCGCTGCTGGCCACCGTGGCCCTGGCCAGCCTGCTGCCCTGTTACGGCCCAGCCGCGCAGATCTTCAACCTGGCCACCAATCTGGCCATCGGCCTGCTGTTCTTCCTGCACGGCGCCAAGCTGTCGCGCGAGGCCGTGATCGCCGGCGCCGGCCACTGGAGGCTGCACCTGACCGTGCTGGCCTGCACCTTCGCGCTGTTCCCGCTGCTGGGCCTGCTGCTCAAACCGGCGCTGACGCCGCTGGTGACGCCGGAGCTGTACTTGGGCGTGCTCTATCTGTGCATGCTGCCGTCCACCGTGCAGTCATCCATCGCCTTCACCTCCATGGCCCAGGGCAATGTGCCGGCCGCCATCTGCAGCGCCACCGCGTCGAACTTGCTGGGCATCTTCATCACGCCGCTGCTGACGGGTTGGCTGGTGGCCGGCCACGCCGGCGGGGCGCAGAACATGGGGTCGGCGCTGGACATCGTCTACCAGCTGCTGTTGCCCTTCATCGCCGGCCAGATCGCCCGCCGCTGGATAGGCGGCTGGGTGGACAAGCACAAGGCCCTGCTGAAATACGTGGACCAGGGCTCGATCCTGATGGTGGTGTACACCGCGTTCAGCGCGGCGGTGATCAGCGGGCTGTGGCGGCAGACGCCGCCGTCGGCGCTGGCCGGCCTGCTGGCGGTCAACGCCATCCTGTTGGGCCTGCTGCTGGCGATCACCTCGCTGGCCGGCCGCAAGCTGGGCTTCAGCCGCGAGGACAGGATCACCATCCTGTTTTGCGGCTCGAAGAAGAGCCTGGCCAGCGGCGTGCCGATGGCCAAGGTGCTGTTCGCCGGCCACGCCATCGGCGCCATCGTGCTGCCCTTGATGCTGTTCCACCAGATCCAGCTGATGGTGTGCGCGATGCTGGCCCAGCGCTTCCGCCAGCGCCAGCTGGCCGAAGCCCGCGCCTGA
- a CDS encoding sigma 54-interacting transcriptional regulator → MDIPTYDVSPLHARADPAERAIGQSAVFQRLLQLVRRVAPTDKTVLIWGPTGAGKEVIAHELHRHSLVAGQPFIDLNCAAIPEHLMEAELFGHARGAFTGAQGSRVGLLARVGRGTLFLDEIGELPLTLQPKLLRVLETRSFRPLGSAESQHFAGRVVAATHRDLQAAVRDGRFREDLYYRLSVFVLSLPGLEQRRDDIPALIEHFCAMQPRPLRFAADAVTRLQHSRWPGNVRQLRSLVDRLGVLADGPLITAAALDEFLEPQAHAWHADAAELADALLALPGEDKLAAAETLLLNRALHLSRGNKAAAARALGVGRKVVERRLGARQDRRQQLRRLLDEGGRLMDGGDFAAAERELSRGLALLESASLQDEAREEHFHLLRQLGICHSARHGWSSAEALSCYEAALAVGKELDCEPEIMSILFGIWTSQLMSLELDRARGAAQQMLQRGQATGDASALADAHFVMANTLFWLGDHAEVLACLERGGLLDGGPSRRMGTQGFDLSGLVLTFEGLAAFQLGQFAQARTALEALRSRQGSEDQPFSRAIALQGAVWLACLFEDEALGSLATQMEGLSRQHGFAFYQGVAQFFLGCHLARRGQLREAEAAMEEGYQGQMLRHGGKLFHSFYAWQRSRLLLAAGRAEEALALADRGLELAMAHKERAYLGELLIARADALRALGDESGAEHGLRSALTTAEALGAVPPRVEAATRLAELLAESGREEQARALLESVLRACDGSAEPAHPVLQWARIRLGSLPGGRADHNATTGASHGF, encoded by the coding sequence ATGGACATTCCCACATACGATGTATCCCCGTTGCATGCACGGGCCGATCCGGCCGAGCGCGCGATAGGCCAGTCCGCGGTTTTCCAGCGGCTGCTGCAACTGGTGCGGCGGGTGGCGCCCACCGACAAGACGGTATTGATCTGGGGGCCGACCGGCGCCGGCAAGGAAGTCATTGCCCATGAGCTGCACCGCCACAGCCTGGTGGCCGGGCAGCCTTTCATCGATCTCAACTGCGCGGCGATTCCCGAGCACCTGATGGAGGCCGAGCTGTTCGGCCACGCCCGCGGCGCCTTCACCGGCGCGCAGGGCAGCCGGGTCGGCCTGCTGGCCAGGGTAGGGCGCGGCACGCTGTTTCTGGACGAGATCGGCGAGTTGCCGCTGACGCTGCAGCCCAAATTGCTGCGGGTGCTGGAGACGCGCAGCTTTCGCCCGCTGGGCTCGGCCGAATCCCAGCATTTCGCCGGACGCGTGGTCGCCGCCACGCATCGCGATCTGCAGGCCGCGGTGCGCGACGGACGGTTCCGGGAGGACTTGTATTACCGGCTGTCGGTATTCGTGCTCAGCCTGCCGGGGCTGGAGCAGCGCCGCGACGACATCCCCGCGCTGATCGAGCATTTCTGCGCGATGCAGCCGCGTCCGCTGCGCTTCGCCGCCGATGCCGTGACGCGTCTGCAGCACAGCCGCTGGCCGGGCAATGTGCGCCAGCTGCGCAGCCTGGTGGACCGGCTGGGCGTGCTGGCCGACGGTCCGCTGATCACCGCGGCGGCGCTGGACGAGTTCCTGGAACCGCAGGCCCACGCATGGCATGCGGACGCCGCCGAACTGGCCGACGCGCTGCTGGCCTTGCCGGGAGAAGACAAGCTGGCGGCGGCCGAGACGCTGTTGCTCAACCGGGCATTGCATCTGAGCCGCGGCAACAAGGCCGCGGCCGCGCGCGCGCTGGGCGTCGGCCGCAAGGTGGTGGAGCGCCGGCTGGGCGCGCGGCAGGACAGGCGGCAGCAGTTGCGCCGCTTGCTGGACGAGGGCGGCCGCTTGATGGACGGCGGCGATTTCGCCGCGGCCGAGCGCGAGTTGTCGCGCGGACTGGCGTTGCTGGAAAGCGCCTCATTGCAGGACGAGGCGAGGGAGGAGCACTTCCACCTGCTGCGCCAGCTCGGCATTTGCCACAGCGCGCGGCACGGCTGGTCCAGCGCGGAGGCGCTGTCCTGCTACGAAGCCGCGCTGGCCGTGGGCAAGGAGCTGGATTGCGAGCCGGAGATCATGTCCATCCTGTTCGGCATCTGGACCAGCCAGCTGATGTCGCTGGAGCTGGACCGGGCTCGCGGCGCGGCGCAGCAGATGCTGCAGCGCGGTCAGGCCACCGGGGACGCCAGCGCGCTGGCCGACGCCCATTTCGTGATGGCCAACACCCTGTTCTGGCTTGGCGATCACGCCGAGGTGCTGGCGTGCCTGGAGCGGGGCGGCCTGCTGGACGGCGGTCCCAGCCGGAGGATGGGAACCCAGGGTTTCGATCTGAGCGGCCTGGTGCTGACCTTCGAAGGGCTGGCGGCGTTTCAGCTGGGCCAGTTCGCCCAGGCGCGCACGGCGCTGGAGGCGCTGCGCTCGCGGCAGGGTAGCGAAGACCAGCCTTTCAGCCGCGCCATCGCCCTGCAGGGGGCGGTCTGGCTGGCCTGCCTGTTCGAAGACGAGGCGCTGGGCAGCCTCGCGACGCAGATGGAGGGGCTGTCGCGGCAACATGGTTTCGCCTTTTACCAGGGCGTCGCCCAGTTCTTCCTGGGCTGCCATCTGGCGCGGCGCGGCCAGCTCCGGGAAGCGGAGGCCGCGATGGAGGAGGGCTACCAAGGGCAGATGCTGCGCCATGGCGGCAAGCTGTTCCATTCTTTCTATGCCTGGCAGCGCAGCCGACTGCTGCTTGCCGCCGGGAGGGCGGAGGAGGCGCTGGCCTTGGCCGACCGCGGGCTGGAACTGGCGATGGCGCACAAGGAGCGAGCCTACCTCGGCGAATTGCTGATCGCGCGCGCGGACGCGCTGCGTGCCTTGGGCGATGAGTCCGGCGCCGAGCATGGCCTGCGCAGCGCATTGACCACGGCGGAAGCGCTGGGCGCGGTGCCGCCCAGGGTGGAGGCCGCGACGCGGCTGGCGGAACTGCTGGCCGAGTCTGGAAGGGAAGAGCAGGCGCGGGCGTTGCTGGAGTCGGTTTTGCGGGCCTGCGACGGCTCCGCCGAGCCAGCCCATCCCGTGCTGCAATGGGCGCGCATCCGGCTCGGCAGCCTGCCGGGCGGGCGCGCCGACCACAACGCAACAACAGGTGCAAGCCATGGCTTTTGA
- a CDS encoding serine hydrolase encodes MIKKIASLLVSAALAMPVLAGSPQGVLVASEMAGYTAPRLNSHSVLILNGQTGEALYEKNAHQRMPIASISKLMTAMVLLDSGAPLDQMVTVSDAEIDRVKHTTSRLAVGTTLSRQEMLLLALMSSENRAAATLARTAFPGGTPIFVERMNLKARSLGMTETVFHDPTGLDVRNTSTAADLAKMVQAAQKYPLIREFTTTERHQIVSVRNRVLQYKNSNALVREGDWDIAVQKTGYIQEAGRCMVLQATVGSQPLIFVLLDAGASSARANDAKNIRTWLESHPGSWLAG; translated from the coding sequence ATGATCAAGAAAATCGCAAGCCTGCTGGTATCGGCGGCACTGGCCATGCCGGTGCTGGCAGGTTCGCCGCAGGGCGTGCTGGTAGCCAGCGAAATGGCCGGCTACACCGCCCCCAGGCTCAATTCCCATTCGGTGCTGATCCTCAACGGCCAGACCGGCGAGGCGCTCTACGAGAAGAACGCCCACCAGCGCATGCCGATCGCGTCGATCAGCAAGCTGATGACGGCGATGGTGCTGCTGGATTCGGGCGCGCCGCTGGACCAGATGGTCACGGTATCCGACGCCGAAATCGACCGCGTCAAGCACACCACCTCGCGGCTGGCGGTCGGCACCACGCTCAGCCGGCAGGAAATGCTGCTGCTGGCGCTGATGTCGTCGGAGAACCGCGCGGCGGCCACGCTGGCCCGCACCGCCTTTCCCGGCGGCACGCCCATCTTCGTCGAGCGGATGAACCTCAAGGCGCGCAGCCTTGGCATGACGGAAACCGTCTTCCACGACCCCACCGGCCTGGACGTGCGCAACACCTCCACCGCCGCCGACCTGGCCAAGATGGTGCAAGCCGCGCAGAAATACCCGCTGATCCGCGAATTCACCACCACCGAGCGCCACCAGATCGTCTCGGTGCGCAACCGCGTGCTGCAGTACAAGAACAGCAACGCGCTGGTGCGCGAAGGCGACTGGGACATCGCCGTGCAGAAGACCGGCTATATCCAGGAGGCCGGCCGCTGCATGGTGCTGCAAGCCACCGTCGGCTCGCAGCCACTGATTTTCGTGCTGCTGGACGCCGGCGCCAGTTCCGCGCGCGCCAACGACGCCAAGAACATCAGGACCTGGCTGGAATCCCATCCCGGCAGCTGGCTGGCCGGCTGA
- a CDS encoding LysR family transcriptional regulator, translated as MNFTLRQLRAFCRVAECASFSRAGDELGLTQPAVSRAVRELEQALELRLLDRTTREVALTAAGARLLPKLRRALAELDEVLDAARKEGEQALGSVHVASSPTLSASLMPAIVSACRERYPQLDLHLHDQVQRLNIAAVRNGEADFGLVVEPEACDDLEQETVLIDDFWLVCRADHRLAASEAVAWKQLDGEALVLLDGSSGSRPLIDQLLRDHGLNCPVSQQLGHSHSVFRMVAAGIGVSVSPGLAMPLPENCGLTARRLSPRASRRIVLIRRPNRTLSPAAERVWRLVLEMRGPLQTLAQRVA; from the coding sequence ATGAATTTCACGCTGAGGCAGTTGAGAGCCTTTTGCCGGGTGGCCGAATGCGCCAGCTTCAGCCGCGCCGGCGATGAGCTGGGCCTGACCCAGCCGGCGGTCAGCCGCGCGGTACGCGAGCTGGAGCAGGCGCTGGAATTGCGGCTGCTGGACCGTACCACCCGCGAAGTGGCGCTGACCGCGGCCGGGGCGCGGCTGCTGCCCAAGCTTAGGCGCGCGCTGGCGGAGCTGGACGAGGTGCTGGACGCCGCGCGCAAGGAGGGCGAGCAGGCGTTGGGCAGCGTGCACGTCGCCAGCAGCCCGACGCTGTCGGCCAGCTTGATGCCGGCCATCGTGTCCGCCTGCCGCGAGCGCTATCCGCAGCTGGACCTGCATCTGCATGACCAGGTGCAAAGGCTGAACATCGCCGCTGTGCGCAATGGCGAGGCGGACTTCGGCCTGGTGGTGGAGCCGGAGGCCTGCGACGATCTGGAGCAGGAAACGGTGTTGATCGACGACTTCTGGCTGGTGTGCCGCGCCGACCACCGGCTGGCCGCAAGCGAGGCGGTGGCGTGGAAGCAATTGGACGGCGAGGCGCTGGTGCTGCTGGACGGCAGCTCCGGCAGCCGGCCGCTGATCGATCAACTGCTGCGCGATCATGGCCTGAACTGCCCGGTGTCGCAGCAGCTGGGGCATTCCCACTCGGTGTTCCGCATGGTGGCGGCCGGCATCGGCGTCAGCGTGTCGCCGGGGCTGGCCATGCCCTTGCCGGAAAACTGTGGCCTGACCGCGCGCCGCTTGTCGCCGCGCGCCAGCCGCCGCATCGTCTTGATCCGCCGGCCCAACCGCACGTTGTCGCCTGCCGCGGAGCGCGTATGGCGGCTGGTGTTGGAGATGAGGGGGCCATTGCAGACGCTGGCCCAGCGGGTCGCGTAG
- a CDS encoding aspartate/glutamate racemase family protein: MSLRICVLVPVGVDTFNQPILESIRPVIPADVEVEARNLPRGTSHIQDRIDWLANGLAVVETALQLEREGFDGIWLSDFDMCGVEAAREAVNIPIVGGFPTAAFSALMLSQRFSIVTVLQSTLAMQHGHVQAYGLQDSFSSIRAIDCPVDQLSNMDVVVPKVYECALEAVRRDGAQSILLGCTGFVGVARRVEQLLEATLGCYVPVIDPNQAGFSLLLSLVRMRVRPSRLCYGKESLPVITSLARQA; encoded by the coding sequence ATGAGCTTGCGCATCTGCGTGCTGGTGCCGGTGGGCGTCGACACCTTCAATCAGCCGATCCTGGAATCCATCCGCCCGGTGATCCCGGCCGACGTCGAGGTGGAGGCGCGCAACCTGCCGCGCGGCACCAGCCACATCCAGGACCGCATCGACTGGCTGGCCAATGGCCTGGCGGTGGTGGAGACGGCGCTGCAGCTGGAGCGCGAGGGCTTCGACGGCATCTGGCTCAGCGATTTCGACATGTGCGGCGTCGAGGCCGCGCGCGAGGCGGTGAACATCCCCATCGTCGGCGGTTTTCCGACGGCGGCGTTCAGCGCGCTGATGCTCAGCCAGCGCTTCTCCATCGTCACCGTGCTGCAGTCGACGCTGGCGATGCAGCACGGCCATGTCCAGGCTTACGGCCTGCAGGATTCGTTCAGCTCGATCCGCGCGATAGACTGCCCGGTGGACCAGCTGTCCAATATGGATGTGGTGGTGCCCAAGGTGTACGAGTGCGCGCTGGAGGCGGTGCGCCGCGACGGCGCCCAGTCCATCCTGCTGGGCTGCACCGGCTTCGTCGGCGTGGCGCGCCGGGTGGAGCAGCTGCTGGAGGCGACGCTGGGCTGCTATGTGCCGGTGATCGATCCCAACCAGGCCGGCTTCAGCCTGCTGCTGTCGCTGGTTCGGATGCGCGTGCGTCCCAGCCGGCTGTGCTACGGCAAGGAGTCGCTGCCGGTCATCACCTCGCTGGCGCGGCAGGCCTGA
- a CDS encoding low molecular weight protein-tyrosine-phosphatase, protein MACSASIEGNGMSEKDVFSILFVCHGNICRSPTAEGVMRARLEGAGLTGRVEIDSAGTHGYHVGEVPDARSARAAAARGYDLSAQRARQVVDSDFSAFDLILAADCRNLADLRRRCPEALAGRLRLMLEPLGEGREVPDPYYGGERGFEQVLDLLEAACDAWLARIAAGLR, encoded by the coding sequence ATGGCGTGTTCGGCATCAATCGAGGGGAACGGTATGAGCGAAAAGGATGTTTTCTCTATCCTTTTTGTATGTCATGGAAATATATGCAGGTCTCCGACCGCTGAAGGTGTGATGCGGGCGAGGCTGGAGGGGGCTGGTTTGACGGGCAGGGTCGAGATCGACTCCGCCGGCACGCACGGCTATCACGTCGGCGAGGTGCCGGACGCGCGAAGCGCGCGCGCCGCCGCCGCTCGCGGTTACGACCTTTCCGCGCAACGGGCCAGGCAGGTGGTCGACAGCGATTTTTCCGCCTTCGATCTGATACTCGCCGCGGACTGCCGCAACCTGGCCGATCTGCGCCGGCGCTGTCCCGAGGCGCTGGCCGGCAGGCTGCGCCTGATGCTGGAGCCGCTTGGCGAGGGGCGGGAGGTGCCGGATCCGTATTACGGCGGCGAGCGCGGTTTCGAACAGGTGCTCGATCTGCTGGAGGCCGCCTGCGACGCC